DNA sequence from the Verrucomicrobiota bacterium genome:
TTGCGCGTCTCGGCGTGGGACGGCAAAAGCGACGCGCAGGGCGAGCCCCACACCAATCACTCCGCGAACCTCGTCAAGCTTGCGAACAGCGACCGCGTCACCGGCCGGATGCAATCCGTCCGTGACGACAAGCTCGTCATCGCGACCGCGCAGGCCGAGCTGACGATCCCGCTCGCGCGCGTGACGGAGATCATTCTCGCGGGGGACAACGCATTGCGGCCGCCGCGCCAGCCGGGCTCCGTGCAGTTGCACCTGCCCACGGGCGAGCGCGTGACCCTCGCGGCTGCGACGTGGAACGGATCGCTTGCGGGCGGAGTGAGCCCAAACTTTGGACCCGTGTCGCTCGGCGCCGCATGGGTTCGATCGCTGGAGTTCAACCCGGCGCGGCCGGGGAATTCGGCGGACGAACTGGACTTCTTCGGGACGGAGGTCCAGCGATGAGGGAGGGAATGGGGATGAAGTTCAAGAGCAGGATCAGGATTACGGCAGACTGCGTGCGGGCGTGGACAAACTGTTTCCCTCCCAATCTTGCGCGTAGTCCTCATCTCCTCCTCCTCTCCCTCCTCGCGCTCGCCGCGTTCCCCTCGGGCGCGCAATCGAACCTTGTCCCACCGCCGCGCCACGCGCTGCTGTTTCACAATGGTGACCTGCTCTACGGAACACTCCACTCCATCCGGCCCGGCGGTGAGTTGCGGTGGAATCATCCCGATGTCGGCGCCCCGATTCAGTTTGCGCTCACGAATTTCAGCGAAATCCACCTCGGCTCCCAGCCGCCACCGGCTTCGCGCCCGGAGAACTTCTGCCACGTGCAGCTTGTGAATGACGATGAACTGTCCGGCGGCTTGCTCTCGCTGGACGCGGACAGCGTGGTGCTCGACACGTGGTTCGCCGGGAAACTCGCGCTGCCGCGCGCGCGCGTGCGCTCGATTCTCCCCGTGCCGCCGCCCGCGGCGCTGCTGTTCGACGGTCCCACCGGGCTTGAGGGGTGGACCCATGGCAGGGTGCAGGGCATCGAAAACTCCGGGCAGTGGCGCTACGTGAACGGCGCCTTCACCGCGTCGCAGTCAGCGAGCCTTGCGCGCGACCTCAAGCTGCCCGACCGTTCGAACATCGAGTTCGAGATGGCGTGGCGCGGAACGTTCAACCTCGCCATCGCGCTCTACACCGACTCGCTGCAGCCCGTGAGCCTGCGCGCGAAGGAAAACGAGCCGGACTTCGGCGCGTTCTACTCGCTCCAATTGAACAACCCCGTGCTCAGCGTGCTGCATGTGTCCAAGGCCGCCCCCTTGAAGCAGCTCGGGCAGAGCGTGATCTCCTCCTTCAATCAGACCAACCGCTCGCGCATCGCCATCCGCACGGACCGCCCGCAGAACATCATCGCGCTCTACGCCGACGGGGCGCTCATCAAGACTTGGTCCGACCCGGACGGCTTCAACGCCGGGGGCACGGGCGTGCGCTTCGTGCATCAGGGCGTCGGCGCGGTTCGCATCTGGAACTTGCGCGTGACCGAGTGGGACGGCCGGTTCGACACGCCCGCGGCGCCCGCGGCCAATCCCGCGCTGGATCTTGCGCGCCTCGTGAATCACGACACGGTCGTCGGCCCGCTCAAAACCCTGCGCGATGGCAGGCTCGTGTTTCACATCGGCGGGAACGACATCGAAGTCCCGTTGGCGCGAGTGACGCGAGTGGATTTCGCCCCGGCAAGGGCCGAGGCCCTTCCCGCCCGGCGCGGCGAATCGCGCTTCTTTTTTGCGCAGCGCGGGCACGTGACGATGGAACTTGCCGGGTGGGACTCGCGCCGGATGTCTGGAACCAGCCGGGTGTTCGGAACGGCCGGGTTCAACCCGGCGTCGTTCAGCCGGATCCAGTTCGCGCCACTGCCGTAGGTCGTCGTCCGCGATCGGGTCGAGGACTACTTGCCGCCGGAAGCCGCCTGCTTCGGGTCGCCGCCGCTTTGGAGGAACGCGAGCAGGTCGAGAATCTGCTCGCGGCTCATCAGGTTCATCAACCCCGCGGGCATCAGCGAACTGGGCTGCGGCGTGCGCGAGGCAATGTCCTTCTTCGCAAACTTCTGGATGAGGTTTGCGCCGGGACCCGTCTGCACGAACAGCGTGTCGCCCTCCTCCTTCACGAGGAAGCCCGTGAACGGCTCGTTGTTCCCGACCGGCTTGAACTCGTAGGGCCGGTATCGCGGCTCGATGATCTTCGACGGTTCGAGGATTTCCGACAGCACGGCCTTGGCGTCGCCCTTGTATTTGGCGAAGACGCCGGTGAGTTCGGGTCCGTAATCCACTCCCTCCTTGCCGACTTTGTGGCACGCGACGCAGCCGATGGTGGTGAACAGCGCGCGGCCCTTCTCGAAGGCCCGCCCGCGCGCGAGCTCCGGCAGGTCGGGCTCGAGGTCGGCAAGCTTCCACTCCGTGATCACCGGCGCGGCCGGTTCTTCCGGCGCCTTCGCGAGGTGCTCGTCGAGGTCTTTCACCACCCTGAGCACGCCGCGCATGCGCTGCCAGTGGCCGGGAAACGTGCACACATACGGATAGTCACCCGGGGCCGAAGGTGCGGTGAACCGAAGCCGCGCGCTCTCGGACGGATTCAACATCTTCGTCGCCTGCAGGATCTTCGGCGACACCGGGACGTAAAGCCGGCCTTGCGCGTCGGGCACGGGTTGCATCCTTTCGGCCGCGGCGCCGATTTCGTCGAGCGCGCCCGGGAGCGTGAGCACAAAATTGTGCGGCATCGCGTCCGTGTTCTCGAACACCAGTTCGATCGGCTTGCCTGCCTCCGCGAGCAGCAGGACCTTGTCGAAAAACATCTGCTCGTGAAGCGTTCGCAGCCGCAGCACGTTCACGCCGAGCCCGCGAAACGCCGTCGCGAGGGGCGCGCCCGCGTCGCGCGGGAGTTTCGCCGCAAGCGCGACGCCGAGTTGCGTCATGTCGAGGAAGTCATCCTGCGTCCGCTGCGCCTCCGGCACTTTCCGGGCGGCGACAAGCAGCGCGTCGGCGAAGGGCTTGATCTGCCCCTCCGGCCACTTGTCGCGCGGCAGGGCGAGCGCCGCGCGGGCGCAGTCCGGCGCGTCGATGCCCGCGGCGGCGAGTGCCGCGAGCGCGTTGAACACCTCCGCCTCGTGCCCGCCCATCACCGCCGCGGCCGAAATCGCCGCGCGTCGCACAACTGCGTCGCCACCGGGCTTGAGCAGGGGAAGCGTCCTCGCGACGAACGCTGCGCGCTTCGCGCCGTCAGCCACGAGGGGCACGCCGCCGAGCAGGTTCGCGAGGGCGCCCGGCTTGCCGTCCGCGAAAGTCCACAACGCATCCGCGGGGCGGATCGCGATGAGCGCCGCGAACGCGGCCTGACGCGCGGACGCCGGGCCGTCGCCGCCCGCGAGCGTCTCAAGGTCGGGCTGGTGCTTTTCCAATTCGGCCGGCTTCTGCGAGGCGAGCAGCCGGGACAACTCGGCGAGCACCTTCGCGTCTTCGGGTTTGAGCCGCCGGATGCCCGCGAGAATCTCCGTCGGCACGTCGGACTTGTTGATTTTCGCGAGCGCGGCGAGGGCGTCCTGCTTGAACTTCACGGCGATGCCAGGCCGGGCCACGATGGCCTCGTGAACGGGGGCGAATTTCGCGTGCGTGTCCTCGCGATCCACGAGCAGGAGCTGCTCATTCGAGAGCCGGCCGAGCTGGAACTTCACGATCACGGGGCTCTTGTCGAGGAACACGACGGGCTTGTCCGCCTTTGCGCCCTGGGGGTGGTCGTCGTGTTGCGCCATCGCGAACGAAGGCGGCGTGACCAGCATCAAGCCGGCGGCGAGAAGGACGAGTTGAGGAAAGCCGCCCGGCCCGTTCGAGTTCATGACGCGGCGACTATGGACGAAGCCGCGCGCGGATTCCATTCAAGAGTCGCCGCCCGTCACACTTCGAAGTGCTGCTTGTATTCGGGCACGTGGACCTCGGCCCGCGGCCGGAGCTTGCGCAACGTGTCGCCAAAGGCGAGCGCCTGCGACTCCTCGCCGTGGATCACGAAGATCTTCCGGAGGTTCCCGGTGAGTCGCCGGACGTATTCGCGCAGCTCGTGCTTGTCCGCGTGGCCGGAGAAGGCGTCGAGCCGGGCGACTTGCGCGCGGACTTCGTGGGGTTCGCCGAAGATGTTCACGGGGCATTTGCCCGCGAGAATTTGCGCGCCGAGCGTGTGCTCCGCGCAAAAGCCGATGAAGAGCACGAGATTCGCGGCATCGCCCATGTGGTTGATCAGGTGGTGCCGGATGCGCCCCGCCTCGCACATGCCGGACGCGCTGATGATGATGGCCGGGCCTTTCAGCTCGTTGAGCTTCCGCGACTGCATCGAGTCGCGGATGTAGGTGAGGTTCTCCATCGCGAACGGGTTCGCCACGTCGCGCAGGAATTTGTAGATGGACTCGTTGAAGCACTCCGGGTGGAGCCGGTAAACCTCGGTCGCGTTCACGCTCAGCGGGCTGTCCACGAACACCGGCACGCGGGGCAGCCGGTCGGCGAGGATCGCCTGATGCAGCGCGTAGACCGCCTGCTGCGTCCGGCCGACGCTGAACGCCGGGATGATGACCTTGCCGCCCCGCGAAAGCGTCTCGTGGACGATCCGGCCAGCCTCCTCGCGGGCGGAGGCCTTCACGAAGTGCTCGCGGTCGCCGTAGGTGCTCTCGACTTGCAGGAAGTCCACGTCTTCCACCGGCTGCGGGTCGCGCAGGATGTCGTCGTCGCCGCGGCCGACGTCGCCGCTGAAGAGCCAGCGGAACGTGCGGCCGCCCTCGCGCACGTCGAGCACCACTTGCGCGCTGCCAAGGATGTGCCCCGCGTCGCGGAAGGTGACCGTCACGCCGTCGGCCACAGGCATCGGGCGGTCGTAGTTGATGGCAACGAACTGGCGGATGGCCATCTCGGCATCGGTCGCGGAGTAGAGCGGTTCGACCGGTGGCAGCCCCTTCTTCGCGCGCTGCTTGGAGACGAACGCCGCGTCGTCCTTCTGGATGCCCGCGGAATCCTCAAGCATGATGCTCGCAAGGTCGCGCGTGGCAAAGGTGCAGTAGATGTTGCCGGTGAAGCCCTGCTTGCAGAGGTTCGGCAGGTTGCCGCAATGGTCGATGTGCGCGTGGCTGAGCACGACGCAGTCGAGCATCTTCGGGTCGAACGGGAAGCAGCAGTTGCGCGCGATGGATTCCTCGCGCCGACCCTGAAACAGCCCGCACTCGACGAGGATGCGGCGGCCGTTCACCTCGAAGAGATACATCGAGCCGGTCGTGGTGCGCGTGGCGCCGAAGAAGTGGACTTTCATCTTGAGTTCGGTGGCTTTGCCGCGGGTGTTTGAGCAGCGCGGGGCGGACTCGGCTGGGCGGCGGCATCACTGTCCTTTCCCCACAACAAGGTCAACGCGATGAAGCCGATGAGCGGCGCGAGCCCGGCAAGGGCGATGCCGAGGTCGAAGGACTTCGTGGTGTCGTAAAGCCTGCCAAACACCCACTGCAACGGCGACGACGTGACCCAAGCGACGAAACCCAGCGTGCCCGTCACCTTGCCCTGATGTTTCGTGCTGAGTTCCTGGCTGAACGAGTAGTAGCACGGGAACAACCCGAGCGAGCCGGCGGCAATCACAAGCAGCACTCCCAGCAAAGGCCAGCCGCGCGGCAGCCACGAGATTGCGCCCGTGAGCGCGCACAGCAGCGCGCAAACGCCGAACACCGTCGCGCGCGAGCGATGCACAGGCTGCCCGCGCCTGACCAGCCACAGCGACGCCGCGCCCGCGGCGAGACAGCCCACATCCGTCGCCACGTAGTAGAGCGAGTTGAAGTAGAGCGCCTCCGGCTCCGCGTAGCCGCGCCCCTGGATGAGGAACTTCGGCAGCCACGCGCGGATGATCTGCCAGCAGGTGTTGATGCATGCGACCACCACCACGAGCGCGAGGAAGCGCCGGCTGAGGATGACCTCGAAGAACGGCCGGTCGGGCTGGTTCGCCGCGGGCTCGCCGGCTTTGTCCGTCTCCACCACGGCAGGCGTGTCGAAATCCTGCGGCTTGAGCAGCGCGAACCATGCGACCATCCACACGAGTCCGAAGCTGCCGATGACCAGGAACGGCATCCGCCACGCCCCCTCCTCCGTCCGGCCCGCGAGCATCCACGTCATGATGAGCGGCGTGGTGATGGCGCCGATGGACGCGCCGCTTTGCAGCACGCTGTTGCCCATCGTGCGCTGCTCGCGCGAGAGCAGGCGCTGCGTGGTCTTGAGCGCGCACGGCCAGTGGCCCGCCTCGAACAGGCCGAGCAGCGTGCGGCACACCAGCAAGCCCTCGTAGCTTTTCACGAGCCCCGTGGCGAAGCCCATCAGCGACCACAACATCACGACGCAGGGATACAGCCAGCGGACACTCCACTTGTCCGCGATGACGCCGAAGCTGACCGCGCCGACCGCGAACGCGTAGCCGAAGCACATCTCGAGCGTGCCGTATTGCGCCTCCGAGAGCTTGAACTCCGTGGTGATGCGGACCGAGACATTCGGCAGCGTCTGCCGGTCCATATAGAGCAGCATGGACGCAAGCAGGAGCAGTCCGCAGACGAGCCACTTCCAGGCAGCCGGACGATGAGCGGGCACATCACTCATGGGGAGGTGGGGCGCACGAAGACGGGATTCTCGGGTTGCATTCTCACGGAACTTCATCCGTTCCACGATCGCCCATCCCACTTGAGGATGCGTTCGAGGAGCTTGACCACGTCGTCCGTGAACACCCGGAAGATGGTTTCACCCTTGTCCGCCGTGGCAAAGCGCGGGTCGCCGATGTGGCCGGGCACGCTGCGGTCGCCCATGATCCAGCCGCGGTTCGCCGGCTCGAACGGGTTGCCAAACTCGACCGGTTCGACCTTCTTCAAGTCGCCGACGAGGTGCGGCGCGAGGCGGAGCATCATGCTCGTCTCCCACTCGCAGGCGTGGCCCATGCGCTGTTGCTTGATGTCGCGGTTGACCTCGTGCGGCTTGCCGCCGAGCAGCCAGTAGGTCGCGAAGAGCAGGAGCAGGTCGCGCCGCGCGCGATGTTTCTGGCGCAGCTCGAACACGGCCTGTTTGCCGGGCACGTCGTTGCCGCCGTGGCCGTTGATGAAGACGATGCGCCGGAAGCCGTGCGTGATGAAGTTGTCCATCAGCCCGCCAAGCAAATCGAGATACGCGCGGGGCGCGGCGGAGAGCGTGCCGGGAAAGTCCATGTGATGCTCGGAGTTGCCGAGCCACTGGAGTGGCGCGAAAAGCACGCAGTCGCCGAGGCGCTCGCTCGCGCGGCGGATGATTTCGCCGCAGAGGAGGCTGTCGGTGAAGACGGGCATGTGGCGTCCATGCTGTTCGAGCGCGGCGACGGGGAAGACGACGGGCGTGTCCTTGCTGAGGGCCTGGACATCGGGCCACTTGAGGTCGGCGAGTTGCATGATGATTGAGGCGAAGGCTAGCGATCACACCGGCGATGACAAGCAGCGAGGCGCGTGGGGCGCATCTCAGTTCATTGCAACCCTCTCCCCTCGTCGGACGAGGGGGGGGAGGAACGGGGTGAGGGGCGCCATAAACTGAGATGCGCCCGGTTTCTTGGTGCCGTGAAAAAACCCGTTACACGAGGTTTACCCCTCCCTATTTTCGCAACGAATTCGAGCGCAGTAAGAAGCGTAAACACTCATCGGCCCGCACCTACGGCGAAAGGCCAGCGAATGCGGGCGATGATTTTTTTTCGCTTTGAAGGGCGGCAGAATTGAAGCGCTTTCAATCGCCCATGTAGCTCAGTCGGTAGAGCGCGTCCTTGGTAAGGACGAGGTCACCAGTTCAAACCTGGTCATGGGCTCCACCGCAAAATGTCAGCGACAAACTAACAACCACGACACGCAATGGCAAAAGAAGCATTCCAACGAACGAAACCCCACGTCAACGTCGGCACCATCGGGCACGTTGACCACGGCAAGTCCACGCTCACGGCGGCGATCGTCGCCACGCAGGCCCGCAAGGGACTTGCCAGCCAGATTTCGTATGCCGAAATCACGAAAGGCGGCACCGTGCGCGACGAGACCAAGACGGTCACGATCGCCGCGTCGCACGTCGAGTATCAGAGCACGGAACGCCACTACGCGCACGTCGATTGCCCCGGCCACGCCGACTACGTGAAGAACATGATCACCGGCGCGGCGCAGATGGACGGCGCGATTCTCGTCGTGAGCGCCGCCGACGGCCCGATGCCGCAGACGCGCGAGCACATCCTCCTCGCGCGGCAGGTCGGCGTCCCGGCGATCGTGGTTTACCTCAACAAGGTGGACCTCGTGGACGACAAGGAACTGCTTGACCTCGTCGAGATGGAAATCCGCGACTTGCTCAACAAGTATCAATTCCCCGGCGACACCACGCCGATCATCCGCGGCAGCTCCGCGGCTGCGCTCGCGGGCACACCCGAGGGCGAGGAGTCGATCCAGAAGCTTCTCGCCGCGGTGGACAGCTTCATCCCGCTGCCGATGCGCGAGGTGGACAAGCCCTTCCTGATGTGCATGGAGGACGTGTTCAACATTGAAGGTCGGGGCACGGTCGTCACCGGCCGCGTCGAGCGTGGTCTCCTCAAGAAGATGGAGGAGGTCGAGATCGTCGGTCTGAA
Encoded proteins:
- a CDS encoding c-type cytochrome: MESARGFVHSRRVMNSNGPGGFPQLVLLAAGLMLVTPPSFAMAQHDDHPQGAKADKPVVFLDKSPVIVKFQLGRLSNEQLLLVDREDTHAKFAPVHEAIVARPGIAVKFKQDALAALAKINKSDVPTEILAGIRRLKPEDAKVLAELSRLLASQKPAELEKHQPDLETLAGGDGPASARQAAFAALIAIRPADALWTFADGKPGALANLLGGVPLVADGAKRAAFVARTLPLLKPGGDAVVRRAAISAAAVMGGHEAEVFNALAALAAAGIDAPDCARAALALPRDKWPEGQIKPFADALLVAARKVPEAQRTQDDFLDMTQLGVALAAKLPRDAGAPLATAFRGLGVNVLRLRTLHEQMFFDKVLLLAEAGKPIELVFENTDAMPHNFVLTLPGALDEIGAAAERMQPVPDAQGRLYVPVSPKILQATKMLNPSESARLRFTAPSAPGDYPYVCTFPGHWQRMRGVLRVVKDLDEHLAKAPEEPAAPVITEWKLADLEPDLPELARGRAFEKGRALFTTIGCVACHKVGKEGVDYGPELTGVFAKYKGDAKAVLSEILEPSKIIEPRYRPYEFKPVGNNEPFTGFLVKEEGDTLFVQTGPGANLIQKFAKKDIASRTPQPSSLMPAGLMNLMSREQILDLLAFLQSGGDPKQAASGGK
- a CDS encoding MBL fold metallo-hydrolase, which produces MYLFEVNGRRILVECGLFQGRREESIARNCCFPFDPKMLDCVVLSHAHIDHCGNLPNLCKQGFTGNIYCTFATRDLASIMLEDSAGIQKDDAAFVSKQRAKKGLPPVEPLYSATDAEMAIRQFVAINYDRPMPVADGVTVTFRDAGHILGSAQVVLDVREGGRTFRWLFSGDVGRGDDDILRDPQPVEDVDFLQVESTYGDREHFVKASAREEAGRIVHETLSRGGKVIIPAFSVGRTQQAVYALHQAILADRLPRVPVFVDSPLSVNATEVYRLHPECFNESIYKFLRDVANPFAMENLTYIRDSMQSRKLNELKGPAIIISASGMCEAGRIRHHLINHMGDAANLVLFIGFCAEHTLGAQILAGKCPVNIFGEPHEVRAQVARLDAFSGHADKHELREYVRRLTGNLRKIFVIHGEESQALAFGDTLRKLRPRAEVHVPEYKQHFEV
- a CDS encoding MFS transporter — translated: MERMKFRENATRESRLRAPHLPMSDVPAHRPAAWKWLVCGLLLLASMLLYMDRQTLPNVSVRITTEFKLSEAQYGTLEMCFGYAFAVGAVSFGVIADKWSVRWLYPCVVMLWSLMGFATGLVKSYEGLLVCRTLLGLFEAGHWPCALKTTQRLLSREQRTMGNSVLQSGASIGAITTPLIMTWMLAGRTEEGAWRMPFLVIGSFGLVWMVAWFALLKPQDFDTPAVVETDKAGEPAANQPDRPFFEVILSRRFLALVVVVACINTCWQIIRAWLPKFLIQGRGYAEPEALYFNSLYYVATDVGCLAAGAASLWLVRRGQPVHRSRATVFGVCALLCALTGAISWLPRGWPLLGVLLVIAAGSLGLFPCYYSFSQELSTKHQGKVTGTLGFVAWVTSSPLQWVFGRLYDTTKSFDLGIALAGLAPLIGFIALTLLWGKDSDAAAQPSPPRAAQTPAAKPPNSR
- a CDS encoding creatininase family protein, which encodes MQLADLKWPDVQALSKDTPVVFPVAALEQHGRHMPVFTDSLLCGEIIRRASERLGDCVLFAPLQWLGNSEHHMDFPGTLSAAPRAYLDLLGGLMDNFITHGFRRIVFINGHGGNDVPGKQAVFELRQKHRARRDLLLLFATYWLLGGKPHEVNRDIKQQRMGHACEWETSMMLRLAPHLVGDLKKVEPVEFGNPFEPANRGWIMGDRSVPGHIGDPRFATADKGETIFRVFTDDVVKLLERILKWDGRSWNG
- the tuf gene encoding elongation factor Tu, giving the protein MAKEAFQRTKPHVNVGTIGHVDHGKSTLTAAIVATQARKGLASQISYAEITKGGTVRDETKTVTIAASHVEYQSTERHYAHVDCPGHADYVKNMITGAAQMDGAILVVSAADGPMPQTREHILLARQVGVPAIVVYLNKVDLVDDKELLDLVEMEIRDLLNKYQFPGDTTPIIRGSSAAALAGTPEGEESIQKLLAAVDSFIPLPMREVDKPFLMCMEDVFNIEGRGTVVTGRVERGLLKKMEEVEIVGLKDTRKTVATDIEMFRKLLDSAQAGDNVGVLLRGIKKEEVERGMVLAKPGSIKPHTKFKAEVYVLTKDEGGRHTPFFNKYRPQFYFRTSDVTGNVSLPAGVEMVMPGDNVSVDIELIAPIAMEKGQRFAIREGGRTIGAGRVSEVIA